In a genomic window of Anoxybacter fermentans:
- the gltA gene encoding NADPH-dependent glutamate synthase: MPLKPNKTPMPVQDSKERIKNFNEVALGYSEADALKEAERCLNCKKPLCKQGCPVEVPIPEFIQAIKEKDYEKAIEILKSKNNLPAICGRVCPQENQCEKYCVMGKKHEPVAIGRLERWVADWDLNRKKEVKSIEATKGKVAVVGAGPAGLTAAADLAKMGYKVTVFEAFHKAGGVLVYGIPEFRLPKEIVKREVEYIKQLGVELKLNFIIGKTKTIDELFEDGYEAVFIATGAGLPRFMNIPGENLNGVYSANEFLTRVNLMKAYRFPEYKTPIRVGKRVAVIGGGNVAMDAARTALRLGAESYVIYRRSEKEMPARLEEIHHAKEEGVKFKFLANPVEIIGNEKGEVIAIKCIDMELGEPDESGRRRPIPKEGSEWVMEVDNVIIAIGNSPNPLVPRTTPDIETTKWGTIVVKNEDGETTKEGVFAGGDIVTGAATVIEAMGAGKRAARAIDQYLTNKKIM; encoded by the coding sequence ATGCCATTAAAACCGAATAAAACTCCTATGCCTGTGCAGGATTCAAAGGAACGAATCAAGAATTTTAATGAAGTAGCTCTAGGTTATTCTGAAGCTGATGCCCTAAAAGAAGCGGAACGCTGTTTGAACTGTAAAAAACCTCTCTGTAAACAGGGATGTCCTGTTGAGGTACCTATTCCTGAATTTATTCAGGCTATTAAAGAGAAAGATTATGAGAAAGCAATTGAAATATTGAAATCTAAAAACAACTTACCGGCTATATGTGGTAGGGTTTGCCCGCAGGAGAATCAGTGTGAAAAGTACTGTGTTATGGGTAAGAAACATGAACCAGTGGCCATTGGGCGTCTGGAGCGCTGGGTTGCTGATTGGGATTTGAATCGTAAAAAAGAAGTAAAATCAATTGAAGCAACTAAAGGGAAAGTGGCTGTGGTAGGGGCTGGTCCCGCTGGTCTTACAGCAGCTGCTGATCTAGCCAAAATGGGTTATAAAGTTACTGTATTTGAAGCATTCCATAAAGCAGGCGGTGTATTGGTTTACGGTATACCTGAGTTCCGTCTGCCAAAAGAGATTGTTAAACGGGAAGTTGAATACATTAAACAGTTGGGTGTAGAACTTAAGCTCAATTTTATAATTGGTAAAACCAAAACGATAGATGAACTTTTTGAAGATGGTTATGAAGCGGTATTTATTGCAACAGGTGCGGGTCTGCCTAGATTTATGAACATTCCCGGTGAGAATCTTAATGGTGTTTATTCTGCTAATGAATTTTTGACAAGGGTTAATCTTATGAAAGCTTATCGTTTCCCTGAGTATAAGACACCTATCCGTGTTGGAAAAAGGGTAGCTGTGATTGGTGGTGGTAATGTTGCTATGGATGCAGCCCGGACTGCTCTACGTCTGGGTGCAGAATCTTATGTTATTTATCGCCGTTCAGAAAAGGAGATGCCGGCACGTTTAGAAGAGATTCACCATGCTAAGGAAGAAGGGGTTAAGTTTAAGTTCTTAGCCAACCCCGTTGAAATTATTGGCAATGAAAAAGGTGAAGTTATTGCCATTAAATGTATTGATATGGAATTAGGTGAGCCTGATGAGTCCGGACGCCGCCGTCCTATTCCAAAAGAAGGTTCAGAATGGGTTATGGAAGTTGATAATGTAATTATAGCTATTGGTAATTCACCAAATCCCCTTGTTCCCCGAACTACACCGGACATTGAAACAACCAAATGGGGTACTATCGTAGTTAAAAATGAGGATGGCGAGACTACCAAAGAAGGAGTGTTCGCTGGCGGTGATATTGTAACGGGTGCAGCTACAGTTATTGAAGCAATGGGTGCTGGTAAACGTGCGGCCCGGGCTATTGATCAATATTTAACCAATAAAAAAATTATGTAG
- a CDS encoding sulfide/dihydroorotate dehydrogenase-like FAD/NAD-binding protein produces MYRIIRKKVLAPTMKLIEVEAPDIAAKVLPGNFVILRIDEKGERIPLTVADYDRKKGTITLIFQEVGYTTKHLGRLEEGDALLDLVGPLGEHMQIEGYKKVICVGGGSGTALLYPKTKAFYEAGAKVLTITGARTKELLILLDELDAVSDELYVTTDDGSYGHHGFVTDILKELLDKHDDVDLVVAIGPVPMMKACAELTREYGVKCIVSLNAIMVDGTGMCGGCRVIVGGETKFTCVDGPAFDGHLVDFDDLMRRLSYYKKHEEEVLSNECCSGGECKCH; encoded by the coding sequence GTGTATCGTATTATTAGAAAAAAAGTTTTAGCACCTACCATGAAATTAATTGAAGTAGAAGCTCCAGATATTGCAGCTAAAGTTTTACCGGGAAATTTTGTTATTTTACGGATCGATGAGAAAGGTGAGAGAATTCCTTTGACTGTTGCGGATTATGATCGAAAAAAGGGAACTATTACTTTGATCTTTCAGGAAGTTGGTTATACTACAAAACATCTTGGAAGACTTGAAGAAGGAGATGCGCTGTTAGATCTGGTTGGTCCACTTGGTGAGCATATGCAGATTGAAGGATACAAAAAAGTTATCTGTGTGGGTGGTGGTTCAGGTACTGCTCTACTTTACCCGAAAACTAAAGCTTTCTACGAAGCAGGTGCAAAAGTTTTGACCATTACCGGGGCCAGGACGAAAGAACTTTTGATTCTGTTGGATGAACTGGATGCTGTCAGTGATGAACTCTATGTTACTACAGATGATGGTTCTTACGGGCATCACGGTTTTGTAACAGATATTTTAAAGGAGTTGTTGGATAAACATGATGATGTGGATTTAGTCGTTGCCATTGGTCCGGTACCTATGATGAAAGCCTGTGCTGAATTGACCAGGGAATATGGTGTAAAGTGTATTGTAAGTTTGAATGCTATTATGGTTGATGGGACGGGAATGTGTGGGGGATGTCGGGTAATAGTCGGTGGTGAGACTAAGTTTACCTGTGTAGATGGCCCGGCCTTTGATGGTCATCTAGTGGATTTTGATGATTTGATGCGGCGACTTTCTTATTATAAAAAACATGAGGAAGAAGTTCTCAGCAACGAATGCTGTTCTGGAGGTGAATGCAAATGCCATTAA
- a CDS encoding polyprenyl synthetase family protein: MSFTDFKAALKATADEVNQALKEYLPQGKPEILHESMAYSVYAGGKRLRPVLTLWTAELLGGDKKHVMPIACALELIHTYSLIHDDLPCMDDDDLRRGKPTNHVVYGEAIALLAGDALLTRAFEVMAKAVENGADSHRLLKVIGEIGEAAGSKGMVGGQVVDILSEGKKIDLETLKYIHAHKTGALFRASIRSGAIMSGASSEDLARLTEFAEYLGLAFQITDDILDVVGDETKLGKPVGSDESHAKATYPALVGLEEARRLAQESVNRAKEALAPYKEKAERFNQLLDFILTRES; the protein is encoded by the coding sequence ATGTCTTTTACTGATTTTAAAGCTGCATTAAAAGCTACTGCTGATGAAGTGAATCAAGCTTTAAAAGAATATTTACCTCAAGGAAAACCAGAGATTTTGCATGAATCTATGGCTTATAGTGTTTATGCCGGTGGAAAACGTTTAAGGCCGGTTTTGACTTTATGGACTGCTGAATTATTGGGCGGTGATAAAAAACATGTTATGCCTATCGCCTGTGCTCTGGAATTAATTCATACTTATTCTCTTATTCATGATGACCTGCCGTGTATGGATGATGATGATCTAAGGCGTGGTAAGCCAACCAATCATGTTGTTTACGGGGAGGCTATTGCTCTTTTGGCCGGGGATGCTCTTTTAACCCGGGCCTTTGAAGTGATGGCTAAAGCAGTTGAAAATGGTGCTGATTCTCATCGACTTTTAAAGGTAATCGGAGAGATTGGAGAAGCGGCAGGTTCTAAAGGAATGGTTGGCGGTCAGGTTGTTGATATTCTTTCAGAAGGGAAAAAAATTGATCTTGAGACTTTGAAATATATTCATGCCCATAAAACTGGAGCACTTTTTAGAGCCTCTATTCGAAGTGGTGCGATTATGAGTGGAGCATCATCTGAAGATCTGGCCAGGTTAACTGAGTTTGCAGAATATCTTGGCCTTGCTTTTCAGATAACCGATGATATTCTGGATGTGGTTGGAGATGAAACCAAGTTGGGCAAACCGGTAGGAAGTGATGAGAGTCATGCTAAGGCTACTTATCCTGCTCTGGTGGGATTAGAAGAAGCCAGGCGGTTGGCTCAAGAAAGCGTCAACCGGGCTAAGGAAGCTCTGGCTCCATATAAAGAGAAGGCTGAACGTTTCAATCAACTGTTAGATTTTATCCTGACACGTGAAAGCTAA
- the hydG gene encoding [FeFe] hydrogenase H-cluster radical SAM maturase HydG: MTEQIINELEIYDILERAKKATHEEIERIIEKGRAALGLTPKEAAVLLQINDPELTEKLFSAAREVKNRIYGKRVVIFAPLYISNKCINNCVYCGFRASNKKLFRKTLTRQEIIEQVKILESLGHKRLLIEFGEDPHDAHIDRVVEAIETIYNAGDIRRINVNIAATGVEEYRKLKAARIGTYQLFQETYHRETYEKMHPSGPKSDYDYHLTAHNRAFEAGLDDLGIGVLFGLYDYKFEVVALLKHAEYMDKVLGVGPHTISVPRWRPALGVDKSKIPALVSDDEFKRIVAIIRLAVPYTGIILSTRETAEDRDKLIALGVSQMSAGSCTDVGGYSNRLEENHIYSSQFDNPDHRPPDEVIRRICELGYLPSFCTACYRNERTGERFMKLAKTGKIHNLCQPNAILTFQEYLEDYASPETKAVGEKTIKEQLELIPDPKMKEWTIKRLKRIKQGERDLNI; encoded by the coding sequence ATGACAGAACAAATTATTAATGAATTGGAAATTTATGATATTCTGGAAAGGGCAAAAAAGGCAACCCATGAAGAGATTGAAAGGATTATTGAAAAGGGACGAGCGGCTTTAGGTTTAACGCCTAAGGAAGCTGCAGTATTATTGCAAATCAATGACCCCGAACTAACGGAAAAACTTTTCTCTGCGGCTCGTGAAGTAAAGAATCGGATTTATGGTAAAAGGGTGGTTATATTTGCGCCATTATATATTAGCAATAAATGTATCAATAATTGTGTTTATTGCGGTTTTAGGGCCAGTAATAAAAAACTATTCCGTAAAACCTTAACTCGTCAGGAGATTATTGAACAGGTTAAGATTTTAGAATCTTTAGGCCACAAACGTCTTCTCATCGAATTTGGTGAAGATCCTCACGATGCTCATATTGATAGGGTAGTTGAAGCAATTGAAACTATCTATAATGCAGGAGATATTCGCCGGATTAATGTTAATATTGCAGCTACGGGAGTTGAGGAATATCGCAAACTTAAAGCAGCAAGGATTGGAACCTATCAGCTCTTTCAGGAGACATATCATCGGGAAACATATGAAAAGATGCATCCATCGGGACCCAAATCAGATTATGATTACCATCTGACAGCTCATAATCGGGCCTTTGAGGCTGGACTAGATGATCTGGGAATCGGTGTTCTATTTGGACTCTATGACTATAAATTTGAAGTAGTTGCACTTCTTAAGCATGCGGAATATATGGACAAAGTATTGGGAGTTGGGCCACATACCATATCTGTTCCCAGATGGCGGCCTGCCCTTGGTGTAGATAAGTCAAAAATTCCTGCCCTGGTAAGTGATGATGAATTTAAACGGATTGTTGCTATAATCCGATTAGCAGTGCCTTATACTGGAATAATTCTTTCTACCCGTGAGACTGCTGAAGATCGTGATAAGTTGATTGCGTTAGGAGTTTCTCAGATGAGTGCGGGTTCTTGCACCGATGTAGGAGGTTATAGTAATAGACTTGAAGAAAATCACATATATTCTTCTCAATTTGACAACCCTGACCATCGTCCGCCAGATGAAGTTATACGCCGAATCTGTGAATTAGGGTATTTACCCAGTTTCTGTACCGCTTGCTATCGCAATGAAAGAACCGGTGAGAGGTTCATGAAATTGGCGAAAACAGGTAAAATACATAATCTGTGTCAACCTAATGCCATTCTCACTTTCCAGGAATATCTGGAGGATTATGCATCTCCCGAAACTAAGGCTGTGGGAGAGAAGACGATCAAAGAGCAGTTGGAATTAATTCCTGATCCAAAAATGAAGGAATGGACCATTAAGCGGTTAAAGAGGATCAAGCAGGGTGAACGAGATCTGAATATTTAA
- the folD gene encoding bifunctional methylenetetrahydrofolate dehydrogenase/methenyltetrahydrofolate cyclohydrolase FolD: MAKIIDGKAIAQEIRKEIKERVEELKARGKQPGLAVVLVGNNPASQTYVRMKEKACQEVGMYSEVHRLPEETSEEELLTLIDQLNANEKIHGILVQLPLPEHIDEKKIIDRILPEKDVDGFHPVNVGNLFTNTARFVACTPRGCIELLDRMGVEIEGKKAVVIGRSNIVGKPVAMLLLHRNATVTLCHSRTADLKKECLDADILVVAVGRPEMITGDMIKEGAVVIDVGINRLEDGRLVGDVHFESAKEKASMITPVPGGVGPMTIAMLLLNTLEACE; the protein is encoded by the coding sequence ATGGCAAAAATTATTGACGGAAAAGCAATAGCCCAGGAGATTCGAAAAGAAATTAAAGAGAGGGTTGAAGAGCTAAAAGCGAGAGGCAAACAGCCCGGTCTGGCAGTTGTTCTGGTAGGCAATAATCCTGCCTCTCAGACTTATGTAAGGATGAAAGAAAAAGCCTGTCAGGAAGTAGGTATGTATTCTGAAGTGCACAGACTTCCCGAAGAGACCAGTGAAGAAGAACTTCTGACATTGATTGATCAACTGAATGCCAATGAGAAAATTCACGGTATTCTGGTTCAATTACCTCTGCCTGAACATATTGATGAGAAAAAAATTATTGATCGAATTCTTCCCGAAAAAGATGTGGATGGCTTTCATCCGGTAAATGTAGGTAATTTATTTACCAATACGGCACGTTTTGTGGCTTGTACACCCCGCGGTTGTATCGAACTTCTGGATCGGATGGGTGTAGAGATTGAAGGTAAAAAAGCAGTTGTTATTGGTCGCAGTAATATTGTTGGGAAACCTGTTGCAATGTTATTACTCCACCGTAATGCCACTGTTACCCTCTGCCACTCCAGAACTGCTGATCTGAAAAAAGAGTGTCTTGATGCAGATATTTTGGTTGTTGCTGTTGGCCGTCCAGAGATGATTACAGGTGATATGATCAAAGAAGGCGCTGTCGTTATTGATGTCGGTATCAATAGACTTGAAGATGGACGTCTGGTGGGCGATGTCCACTTTGAATCTGCTAAAGAGAAAGCCAGTATGATTACCCCTGTACCTGGCGGTGTTGGTCCAATGACCATAGCTATGCTGCTCTTAAATACTCTGGAAGCCTGTGAATAA
- the feoB gene encoding ferrous iron transport protein B, whose amino-acid sequence MMHCHDIATQLKNVPKNAKKIVLAGNPNAGKSVFFNAFTGMYVDVSNFPGTTIDISYGKYKDYIVIDTPGVYGVSSFNDEEIVARDIITSADIVVNVVDAVHLDRDLFLTQQIIDMGIPIIIALNMMDEAKAQGIEIDVDKLSQLLGVPVIPTVAVKNLGIEEVKNRLEEAKVGNSDPELQSKLAELLKQVHNRAEALLILEDDPHVAKRHQMEGAKLREEIYTKRRQRVNEIIDQVVRDTKTQSNFKMKLSRWMVNPLTGVPILIGILYIIYKLIAVFVAQTVVDFTEGYIFAGLYEPFIRGIIGQWIPENSALGTILIGEFGVLTMTVTYVLGLLLPLVIGFYFALSVMEDSGYLPRVAALVDRVLMKLGLNGRAIIPLILGFGCVTMATITTRLLGSKREKFIATALLGFTIPCSAQLGIIAGLITPLGWKLFILYVGIIFIVFVLIGTLLNLFLPGESTDLLIDLPPLRLPRINNVLKKTWTKSYAFIKEAGPLFALGALLIGLLQVTGALDMLIDAVAPITTGLLKLPKESAVAFIMGIIRRDFGAAGLTSIDMTPLQTVLSLVVITLFVPCIASILVLFKERGIRDAILIWGGSWILAFGVGGIMAALLL is encoded by the coding sequence ATGATGCATTGTCATGATATTGCAACTCAGTTAAAGAATGTTCCGAAAAATGCAAAAAAGATTGTCCTGGCAGGAAATCCGAATGCTGGTAAATCTGTCTTCTTTAATGCTTTTACTGGGATGTATGTTGATGTTTCAAATTTTCCTGGAACAACTATTGATATAAGTTATGGTAAGTATAAAGATTATATAGTAATAGATACCCCCGGTGTTTACGGTGTCTCGTCCTTTAATGATGAGGAGATTGTAGCCCGGGATATCATTACATCTGCTGATATTGTGGTTAATGTGGTGGATGCGGTCCATTTAGACCGGGATTTATTCTTAACCCAGCAGATTATAGATATGGGAATACCTATCATTATCGCTTTAAATATGATGGATGAAGCAAAAGCTCAGGGTATTGAGATTGATGTGGATAAATTAAGTCAGTTACTTGGTGTGCCGGTAATTCCTACTGTAGCTGTTAAAAACTTAGGAATTGAAGAAGTCAAGAACCGGTTGGAAGAAGCTAAAGTTGGTAATTCTGATCCAGAGCTGCAGTCTAAATTAGCTGAACTTTTAAAACAGGTGCATAACAGAGCAGAAGCCCTTCTAATTTTGGAAGATGATCCACATGTGGCAAAGCGGCATCAGATGGAAGGTGCCAAATTACGGGAGGAAATTTATACTAAGCGTCGGCAGCGGGTTAACGAGATTATCGATCAGGTTGTGCGAGATACAAAAACCCAATCTAATTTCAAGATGAAATTGAGCCGTTGGATGGTAAACCCTCTGACAGGAGTACCGATTTTAATAGGTATTTTATATATTATTTATAAATTGATTGCTGTCTTTGTGGCTCAGACAGTGGTTGACTTTACAGAAGGTTATATTTTTGCGGGATTATATGAACCTTTTATAAGAGGAATTATAGGTCAGTGGATTCCTGAGAATTCTGCTTTAGGAACAATTCTTATTGGTGAATTTGGAGTATTGACCATGACTGTTACTTATGTTCTGGGACTTTTACTTCCATTGGTTATAGGATTTTACTTTGCCCTTTCTGTAATGGAGGATTCGGGTTATCTTCCCAGGGTAGCAGCATTGGTGGATAGGGTTCTCATGAAGTTGGGACTGAATGGTCGGGCAATTATTCCATTGATTCTCGGTTTCGGGTGTGTGACCATGGCAACTATTACAACCCGGCTTTTAGGATCAAAGCGGGAAAAGTTTATTGCAACTGCACTTTTAGGTTTTACCATTCCATGTTCTGCTCAGTTGGGGATAATTGCAGGATTAATTACTCCCCTGGGTTGGAAGTTATTTATTCTGTATGTAGGAATAATCTTTATAGTTTTTGTACTGATTGGTACTCTTTTAAATCTATTTTTACCGGGAGAATCGACAGATCTTTTGATCGATTTACCGCCTTTGCGGCTTCCACGGATTAATAATGTTCTTAAAAAAACGTGGACCAAGTCCTATGCTTTCATTAAAGAAGCAGGTCCCCTCTTTGCTCTAGGGGCATTGTTGATCGGTTTGTTACAGGTGACAGGAGCTTTAGATATGCTAATTGATGCTGTAGCTCCAATCACTACAGGACTATTAAAGTTACCGAAAGAATCGGCAGTAGCCTTTATTATGGGAATTATCCGTCGGGATTTCGGAGCTGCTGGTTTAACTTCTATTGATATGACTCCACTTCAGACTGTACTTTCATTAGTGGTTATTACTCTCTTTGTACCTTGTATTGCCTCTATCCTTGTTCTCTTCAAGGAAAGAGGTATAAGGGATGCGATTTTGATCTGGGGTGGTTCCTGGATTCTGGCCTTTGGTGTAGGTGGAATTATGGCTGCTCTTTTGCTGTAA
- a CDS encoding exodeoxyribonuclease VII small subunit, with translation MQDLTFEKALEKLEIIVEELEKGDLTLDQALERYEEGVRLSRFCSKKLEEVEARIEMIIKEGEEIKKVPFEKMEEVE, from the coding sequence ATGCAAGATCTGACATTTGAAAAAGCTTTGGAAAAATTGGAGATAATAGTAGAAGAATTGGAAAAAGGAGATCTTACTCTTGATCAAGCATTAGAACGGTATGAAGAAGGGGTACGGTTATCCAGATTTTGTTCAAAGAAATTGGAAGAAGTAGAAGCCAGGATTGAAATGATTATCAAAGAAGGAGAAGAAATAAAAAAAGTACCTTTTGAAAAGATGGAAGAGGTGGAATAG
- the hydE gene encoding [FeFe] hydrogenase H-cluster radical SAM maturase HydE, protein MALRDRFLKKIRTGQEYILICSSTNHMLKAEKLIRSSGINVEMIPTPQGLGSACTTALLFDSKDKVQVEKLIERHDVAYEGIYPLIKKDRREAWQEVFVYSISESVLSILEKVAVDEVLSKEEIITLLSIESEEEKAALFKAADLMREECVGPKVDIRGAIEFSNYCIRSCNYCGLRKENRKLHRYRMTIDEILAVAYRMKEMGIKTVILQSGEDPFYTVELIEEIIKTIKAELGMRITLSLGERSYEEYRRFKEAGANNYLLKIEAANQKLFYKAHPDGDWEKRAKHTRWLKELGYIVGSGNIIGLPGQTVEDIAEDILFFKKYGIHMIGIGPFIPAANSPWANLNPGTVDMTLKTLAVTRLVCQNVYIPATTALATLSKEGFIKALRAGTNTIMLIMTPPIYREKYQIYSNKNMVNLDFAVECIEKAQRELPSYIKV, encoded by the coding sequence ATGGCATTACGTGATAGGTTTTTAAAAAAGATTCGAACTGGTCAGGAATATATTCTGATCTGTTCTTCAACCAACCATATGCTGAAAGCAGAAAAGTTGATACGTTCTTCAGGTATAAATGTAGAGATGATTCCTACCCCTCAGGGGTTAGGTTCAGCCTGTACCACTGCTTTGCTTTTTGATAGTAAAGATAAAGTACAGGTTGAGAAGTTAATTGAAAGACATGATGTAGCTTATGAAGGAATTTATCCTTTAATCAAAAAGGATCGGCGTGAGGCGTGGCAAGAGGTTTTTGTTTATTCAATTTCGGAATCTGTTCTCAGTATTTTAGAAAAAGTAGCAGTAGATGAAGTTTTATCGAAAGAAGAGATTATTACTCTACTTTCTATTGAATCAGAGGAAGAGAAGGCTGCTCTTTTTAAAGCGGCAGATTTGATGCGGGAGGAATGTGTTGGACCTAAAGTTGATATTCGCGGAGCTATAGAGTTTTCTAATTACTGTATAAGATCCTGCAATTATTGTGGTTTAAGAAAGGAGAATAGAAAACTTCACCGCTATCGAATGACCATAGATGAGATTTTAGCTGTGGCATATCGGATGAAAGAGATGGGTATCAAGACTGTGATTCTTCAGTCTGGTGAAGATCCCTTTTATACGGTAGAGCTAATAGAAGAGATTATAAAAACTATTAAAGCGGAGTTGGGAATGCGGATTACTTTGAGTCTTGGAGAACGGAGTTATGAGGAATATCGTCGGTTTAAAGAAGCGGGAGCAAATAATTATCTTTTGAAAATTGAGGCTGCCAATCAGAAACTGTTTTACAAAGCCCACCCTGATGGAGATTGGGAAAAAAGGGCTAAGCACACCAGATGGCTTAAAGAATTGGGATATATTGTGGGTTCAGGTAATATTATAGGGTTACCTGGACAGACTGTTGAGGATATTGCAGAGGATATATTATTTTTCAAAAAATATGGAATCCATATGATCGGGATAGGGCCATTTATACCTGCTGCAAATAGTCCCTGGGCCAATCTGAATCCCGGTACAGTGGATATGACCTTAAAGACATTAGCAGTTACCCGGCTGGTCTGTCAAAATGTCTATATTCCTGCCACCACTGCTTTGGCCACATTGAGTAAGGAGGGTTTTATAAAAGCTTTACGTGCAGGAACCAATACTATTATGTTAATCATGACTCCACCCATTTATCGTGAGAAATATCAGATTTATAGTAATAAAAATATGGTCAACCTGGATTTTGCAGTCGAATGTATTGAGAAAGCGCAAAGGGAACTGCCATCGTATATAAAGGTATAA
- the xseA gene encoding exodeoxyribonuclease VII large subunit → MRTLLDQKIMSIGELTNYIKDILENDSLLQNIMVRGELSNFYSHTSGHLYFTLKDSDAQLKCVMFRSNARWLKFQPENGMNLIATGSVGIYPDRGEYQLYVRELQPDGIGALHLAFEQLKEKLQKEGLFDKKYKKPIPRLPRRIGVITSPTGAAIRDIISVIRRRFPHVEIVIAPAIVQGDEAPESLVQALKLIQEDKEIDVIIMGRGGGSIEDLWAFNEEIVARAIFACPIPIISAVGHETDFTIADFVADLRAPTPSAAAELAIANYDELSKYLESIERRLEQYIINRIDKLAERVERLKKHPIFLRPEEVFLKPWQRVDELEWRLHRTMEHQIKLIKERCYGYFKQLESLSPLNVLIRGYSVTEKLNGNLIKSINDVTVGEQVKIRLQDGELKAIIEEVDKRQQPVS, encoded by the coding sequence GTGAGAACATTGCTAGATCAAAAGATTATGTCAATAGGCGAGTTAACAAATTATATCAAAGATATACTTGAGAATGATTCTTTACTTCAGAATATAATGGTAAGGGGTGAATTATCTAATTTTTATAGCCATACATCTGGCCATCTTTATTTTACTTTAAAGGATAGTGATGCTCAGTTAAAATGTGTAATGTTTCGAAGCAATGCCAGATGGCTTAAATTTCAGCCTGAAAATGGGATGAATTTAATTGCTACAGGTTCAGTGGGAATTTATCCTGATCGTGGGGAGTATCAGCTTTATGTGCGGGAATTACAGCCTGATGGAATTGGAGCATTACATCTTGCTTTTGAACAATTAAAGGAAAAATTACAGAAAGAAGGATTATTTGATAAGAAATATAAAAAACCCATTCCGCGTTTACCCCGTCGAATTGGAGTTATCACATCACCGACGGGAGCAGCTATAAGAGATATTATTTCCGTTATTAGAAGGCGTTTTCCCCATGTAGAGATTGTTATTGCTCCCGCTATTGTTCAGGGAGATGAAGCACCGGAAAGTCTGGTGCAGGCTCTTAAATTAATCCAGGAGGATAAAGAGATTGATGTAATTATTATGGGCCGGGGTGGAGGTTCTATTGAGGATCTCTGGGCTTTTAATGAGGAGATAGTAGCCAGAGCAATTTTTGCTTGTCCAATACCCATTATCTCTGCAGTGGGGCATGAGACAGATTTTACTATTGCTGACTTTGTGGCTGACTTAAGGGCCCCGACACCTTCTGCTGCGGCCGAATTAGCAATAGCTAATTATGATGAATTGAGTAAGTATTTAGAAAGTATTGAACGGAGATTGGAACAATATATTATTAACCGGATTGATAAATTGGCAGAACGGGTAGAAAGATTGAAAAAACACCCTATCTTTTTAAGACCTGAAGAGGTCTTTTTAAAACCCTGGCAGCGGGTTGATGAACTGGAGTGGCGTCTTCATAGAACTATGGAACATCAGATTAAACTGATAAAGGAAAGGTGTTATGGATATTTTAAACAACTGGAATCTTTAAGTCCATTGAATGTTTTGATAAGGGGTTATTCTGTAACTGAAAAGCTAAACGGAAATCTTATTAAAAGTATTAATGATGTAACCGTTGGTGAACAGGTTAAAATCCGATTGCAGGATGGAGAGTTAAAAGCTATCATAGAAGAAGTAGATAAGAGGCAACAGCCTGTTTCTTAA
- a CDS encoding FeoA family protein, producing MTLAQVERGAKVKIKNIPDDFIRAQAIRFGISEGAEVECIEKIPGGPVIVRKRFQEIAIGRRLAENIIVSYWNREVEDDALS from the coding sequence ATGACATTAGCACAGGTTGAAAGAGGAGCCAAAGTTAAAATTAAGAATATTCCTGATGATTTTATTCGTGCTCAGGCGATCCGTTTTGGAATTTCAGAAGGTGCAGAGGTAGAATGTATTGAGAAGATTCCTGGTGGTCCAGTCATTGTTAGAAAACGTTTCCAGGAAATTGCTATTGGCCGGCGCCTGGCAGAAAATATTATAGTTTCGTATTGGAACAGGGAGGTAGAGGATGATGCATTGTCATGA